Below is a window of Streptomyces spongiicola DNA.
TGCCGCCGGCGGCGTCGGCGCTGAGCTTGTCGGCGTAGCCCTCGGCGGGCTGGTCGACCCACTTCACCTCGGTGCCGGGGTACTCCTTCTCGAAGTCGGCGATGAGACCGGTGAAGTAGGGCTTGAAACCGGCCCGCAGGTTCCAGGTCTGGAAGGTGATGCTGCCCTCGACCTTGCCGGAGGCGTCCGCCTCGCCGCCGGCGCCGGACGCGCCTCCGCAGGCGCTGAGCGGGAGGACGACGGCGAGGACGGCGGCGGTGGCGGCGGTTCTGCGGGCGGTACGGCGGGGGATAGGCACGGTGGATCGGCTCCTTTGCTCGGCCCGGCGTGGGCTGCATCCGGTGCACGGGATGCCGCGGACGCTGGGAGCAGACCCTGCATCGCGTTCCGGCGGAAAGTCAATGCACTGAGCGAAGAAAATTCCGCTCCCCTGACATCTTCGCAGCTCAGAGACGTTTGCACGCAGGGTTGCGTGATCGACTAATGCGCTTTAGAGTTCAGCCACTCAAGCGCTTTAGTGCACTGGGCCGACCGACCGGGAAGGGAGCACGGGTGGCAGCGAATCCTCCGTCCGCCGAGGACGCGCCGCAGCGGGGGCGGTCCCCCGCGCGGCGACCGCGGATCAAGGACATCGCCCGCCGCGCGGGGGTCTCCGAGACCGCCGTGTCCTTCGCGCTCAACGACCGGCCGGGAGTCTCCGAAGCCACCCGCGACCGGGTGCGCCGGGTCGCCGACCAGCTGGGCTGGCGGCCGAGCGCCGCCGCCCGCGCACTGTCCGGGGAGGGCGCGGCGACGGTGGGCCTGGTGGTCGCACGGCCCGCGGGGACACTCGGCGTCGACTCGTTCTTCCTCCAGCTGATCTCCGGGATCCAGGAGGCGCTGTCCGAGCGCCATCTCGGTCTGCTCTTCCAGGTGGTGGAGGACCTGGACGCCGAGTGCGCGGTGTACCGCCGCTGGTGGGCCGAGCACCGGGTGGACGGCGTCCTCGTCGTCGACCCGCGCTCCGACGACCCGCGGCCGGCGCTGCTCGCCGAGCTGGGACTGCCGGGCGTGGTGATCGGTGGCGCCCCCGAGGAGGGCGGTCCGGGGCTGTCCACGCTGTGGGCGGACGACGCCGGTGCGATGGCCTCCGTCGTCGGCAGGCTCCACACGCTGGGGCACCGGCGCATCGTGCACATCGCCGGGCTGCCCGGTCTCGCCCACACCGAGCGGCGCATCCGTTCGCTGCGGGCGCAGGCCGAGCGGCTGGGGCTGACCGAGGTCCGCTCCGTCACCACCGACTACTCGGACGCGGAGGGCGCCGCCGTCACCCGCGGAGTGCTCTCGGGCGAGGCGCCGCCGACCGCTCTGGTGTACGACAACGACGTGATGGCCGTGGCCGGGGTCGCCGTGGCGACGGGTCTCGGCTGTGCCGTGCCCGAGGACGTGTCGATCATCGCCTGGGAGGACTCGGCCCTGTGCCGCCTGGTCGACCCGTGGCTCGCGGCCCTCTCCCGGGACACGGTCTCCTTCGGCCGCGGCGCGGCGGCCGAACTCGTGGCCCTGCTCGACGGAGCCCCCGCGCGGACGGTCCGGGTGCCGGTCCCCGGGCTGATCGAGCGGGCGAGTATCGGACCGGTCCGCCCGGCGGCGGCCGCACGTACACGGCCGCCGTGGCGGCGCGCGGGCGGCTGACCGAGGTCGGACCGACCGCACCGGCTGCCGCCACGGCGGCCGTGAGGACGCAGGGCGCCGGTCAGGCGCGGTGGAGCAGGGCCTTCATGACGTCGAGCAGGGCCGTCTCCGGGTCGCGGACCGCCCCGGGCGCCCGCCAGGCCACGAAGCCGTCGGGGCGCACCACCACGGCGCCCTCGTCCGTCGTGCCGTGCAGCTCGGCCCAGTCACCGGACTCGGGGACGAGTTCCGCGTGCGGTTCGGTGCCGATCCGGTAGGCGTCCAGGGTGACGGACAGCTTCTCGGCGACCTTGGCGGCCGCCGTGTGCCACGGTGTGCCGCCGGAGCCGGTGAGCAGCACGAAGTTGCGCTCGTACAGGTCGAGCGTGGACATCGTCCGCTCGCTGTCGTGCGGGTGCAGCCACATGTGCGGGGCCCGGGTGCCGGGGTCCCCGGAGAGGTCCATCCGATCGGGTACGACCGCCATGCCGGGATCGGCGCCGACGACGGCGCCGTGCGGGTAGCGGTAGCCCATGGCCACCGTGAGCATGCCGCGCCGGCGTCCGCCGACCATCTCGGGGCCGGGCGTGTAGCCCGGATGGCTGTGCTCCGCCGACCGGGCCGACGCGCGCTCGCCGGTGGCCTCCGCCACCGGACGGCGCTCGGCCTCGTAGCTGGACAGCAGGCCGGGACCGGCGGAGCCGTCGAGGACGAGGGCGAGCTTCCAGGCGAGGTTGTGGGCGTCCTGGATGCCGGTGTTGGAGCCGAAGGCACCGGTGGGTGACATCTCGTGGGCGGAGTCCCCGGCGAGGAAGACCCGGCCTTGGCCGTACCGTTCCGCGACCCGCTCGGCGGCGTGCCAGGGGGCCTTTCCGGTGATCTCCACGTCGATGCCGGGCGCGCCGACGGCCCGGCGGATGTGCTCGGCGCAGCGCTCGTCGGTGAAGTCCTCCAGCGTCTCGCCGGTGTCCGGCTGCCAGGGTGCGTGGAAGACCCAGTTCTCGATGTTGTCCACGGGCAGCAGAGCTCCGTCCGCGCCCTCGGCGGTGAGGTAGCAGACGATGAAGCGCCGCTCGCCGACGACGTCCGCGAGCCCGCGCGAGCGGAACGTGATGCTGACGTTGTGGAAGAGGTCCCCGTGCCCCGTCTGGCCGATGCCGAGCTGCCGGCGGATCGGGCTGCGGGGCCCGTCGGCCGCGATCAGGTAGTCGGCTCGCACGGTCCTGCGCCGCCCCGAGTCGCGCTCCCGCACGACGGCGGTGACGCCGTCCCCGTCCTGCTCGAACGACACCAGCTCGGTGGAGTAGCGCAGGTCGCCGCCGAGCTTGCGGGCGCAGTCGAGCAGCACCGGCTCGAGGTCGTTCTGGCTGCACACGCACCACCCGGACGGGCTGAAGCGGGCGATCCCGTTGCCGGGGTCGATCTCCTTCAGCAGCCACTCGCCGGCGTCGCCGTGGAGCGAGGGGGTCTGGAAGATGCCGTGGTTGCCGGCGAGGAGCGAGGCGGCCCGGTGGATGAGCGGTTCGGCCCCGGCCACCCGGAACAGCTCCATGGTGCGGACGTTGTTGCCCCGGCCGCGCGGATGCCTCGACGTGCCCGCGTGTCTCTCCACCAGCATGTGCCCGACGCCGAGCCGGCCGAGGAACAGCGAGGAGGACAGCCCCACCAGGGAGCCGCCCACGATGAGTACCGGTACGCGCTCGTCGATGTGTTCTTCCATCAGTAGCTCCAGCTCCAGCCGCCGGTAGGGGGGAATGGGGTTTCCATGCCCTGGCGGGAGGGGCTCGATCGCCCGGTTCACCCACCTGGTTCACACATCTCGCGCCACCCGTGGTACCGGCACAGGATCGAAGCCTGACACCCCTGGCCGGCTTCGTGCACCGCACGCGGCGGCCCCACCGTCTCGAAGGAGATGCGTGCATCATGACAACGCTTTCGGAACGTATATCGCAGTCGGCCTTCGACGGCTCCAGGCTGCGTGTCGTACTGCTGCTGGACCTTCATGACGGCGCTCAGCAGAACTTCCTCAAGGCCTACGAGCACATGCGCAACCAGGTCGCGTCGGTGCCGGGCCACATCAGCGACCAGCTGTGCCAGTCGATCGAGAACCCCTCGCAGTGGCTGATCACCAGCGAGTGGGAGAGCGCCCCGCCCTTCCTCGCCTGGGTGAACAGCGAGGAGCACGTCGAGACGGTACGGCCGCTGCACAACTGCGTCCGGGACACCCGGTCGCTGCGCTTCAGCGTGCTGCGCGAGACGGGCCGGCTGCACACGCCGCCGGCCGCCGACGCGACGCACGGCGGACTGCAGCCGTTCCCCCGAGTGGGTGACAACGTGGTGCGCCACGCGCTCACCTTCACGGTGAAGCCGGGCAGCGAGAAGGTCGTGGCGGACATCCTCGCGGGCTACCGCTCGCCCCGGTCGAAGGTCGACGAGCACACCCGGCTGCGCAGGACCTCGCTCTTCATGCACGGCAACCGCGTGGTGCGGGCCGTCGAGGTGGAGGGCGACCTGATGGCCGCGCTGCGCCATGTGGCCCGGCAGCCCGAGGTACGGGCCGTCGAGGAGGCCATCAACCCCTACCTGGAGCAGGACCGGGACCTCAACGACCCCGACTCCGCGCGGGTGTTCTTCACCCGGGCGGCGCTTCCCGCGGTGCACCACCTGGCCTCCGCGGGCACCGACGACGAGGCCGTCAAGCGGCACGCGCTGTACTACCCGGCCAAACCCGGCTGCGGCATGGCGCTGGCGCGGCTGCTCGCCGGGCAGGACGAGGCGGCGGCGGGCGACCCGTCGACCCCGATCGACAGCAGCACGATCTTCCAGCGGGACGACATCGTCGTACGCCTGGTCGACGTGCGCGGTTCCGGTGACGCGGCGCCGCTGCAGGTGATCGGGGCGCACGGCCCGCGCAAGGCGGCCATGCTGTCCCGCCTGCTGGACAGCGAGGCACTGGGCATCGACGCCCCGGCGACTCGGGAGGACATGTCCAAGCTGCTGTCGTCCGCCGACATGCGCCCGATCACCGACCGCCACGCCCCCTGACCCGTGCGACCGGCCGCACCGGTACGCGCAAACCCGAAACGCCGGCGCCACACGCACGGCCACGTGGAGGAACCCGTCATGACCACACCCCATCGCATCGTCGACCTCAGTGAGACCCAGCACAACACCAAACGCGGCGGCGACCTGCGCGCCGTGCTCACGCCCACGGCGGTGGGCGCCACGAGCGGCTTCATGGGCCTGGCGACCGTCGAGCCCGGCGACCGCATCGGCGAGCACTACCACCCGTACTCGGAGGAGTTCGTGTACGTCGTGTGCGGGGAGATGGAAGTCGACCTCGACGACGAGACGCTGCCGATCCGGCCGGACCAGGGGCTGTTCATCCCGCCCTATGTCCGCCACCGCTTCCGCAACGTCGGCAGCACGCAGGCCCGGATGGTCTTCCACCTCGGGCCGCTGGCCCCGCGGCCGGAGCTGGGCCACGTCGACACCGAGGAGACGCCGGGAGCGGAGGCAGGGGCCGCCCACCGGCCGCCGGAACGCACCGGGACGGCTTCATGACCCGGCGCGTGGCGGTCACCGGTGTCGGCATAGTCGCGCCGGGGGGTGTCGGGATACCGGCGTTCTGGGACCTCCTGGCCGACGGCCGCACGGCGACACGCGGCATCACCCTCTTCGACCCGGCCGGCTTCCGTTCCCGGATCGCCGCCGAGTGCGACTTCGACCCGGCGGAGCACGGGCTGGGGCCGGAGGAGGTGCGGCGCGCGGACAGGTACGTCCAGTTCGCCATGGTCGCCGCCCGGGAGGCGCTCCGGGACGCCGGTCTCGACCCGGAGAAGGAGGACCCCTGGCGGATCGGGGTGTCGCTCGGCACCGCCGTGGGCGGCACCACCCGTCTGGAGCACGACTACGTCAGGGTCAGCGGTTCGGGCCGGCGCTGGGACGTGGATCCGGGCGAGGCGGAGCCGCATCTGCACCGGGCGTTCTCGCCCAGCGCCCTCGCCTCCGAGGTCGCCGAGCAGACGGGCGCCCACGGTCCGGTGCAGA
It encodes the following:
- a CDS encoding SchA/CurD-like domain-containing protein yields the protein MTTLSERISQSAFDGSRLRVVLLLDLHDGAQQNFLKAYEHMRNQVASVPGHISDQLCQSIENPSQWLITSEWESAPPFLAWVNSEEHVETVRPLHNCVRDTRSLRFSVLRETGRLHTPPAADATHGGLQPFPRVGDNVVRHALTFTVKPGSEKVVADILAGYRSPRSKVDEHTRLRRTSLFMHGNRVVRAVEVEGDLMAALRHVARQPEVRAVEEAINPYLEQDRDLNDPDSARVFFTRAALPAVHHLASAGTDDEAVKRHALYYPAKPGCGMALARLLAGQDEAAAGDPSTPIDSSTIFQRDDIVVRLVDVRGSGDAAPLQVIGAHGPRKAAMLSRLLDSEALGIDAPATREDMSKLLSSADMRPITDRHAP
- a CDS encoding FAD-dependent oxidoreductase, which translates into the protein MEEHIDERVPVLIVGGSLVGLSSSLFLGRLGVGHMLVERHAGTSRHPRGRGNNVRTMELFRVAGAEPLIHRAASLLAGNHGIFQTPSLHGDAGEWLLKEIDPGNGIARFSPSGWCVCSQNDLEPVLLDCARKLGGDLRYSTELVSFEQDGDGVTAVVRERDSGRRRTVRADYLIAADGPRSPIRRQLGIGQTGHGDLFHNVSITFRSRGLADVVGERRFIVCYLTAEGADGALLPVDNIENWVFHAPWQPDTGETLEDFTDERCAEHIRRAVGAPGIDVEITGKAPWHAAERVAERYGQGRVFLAGDSAHEMSPTGAFGSNTGIQDAHNLAWKLALVLDGSAGPGLLSSYEAERRPVAEATGERASARSAEHSHPGYTPGPEMVGGRRRGMLTVAMGYRYPHGAVVGADPGMAVVPDRMDLSGDPGTRAPHMWLHPHDSERTMSTLDLYERNFVLLTGSGGTPWHTAAAKVAEKLSVTLDAYRIGTEPHAELVPESGDWAELHGTTDEGAVVVRPDGFVAWRAPGAVRDPETALLDVMKALLHRA
- a CDS encoding LacI family DNA-binding transcriptional regulator, whose product is MAANPPSAEDAPQRGRSPARRPRIKDIARRAGVSETAVSFALNDRPGVSEATRDRVRRVADQLGWRPSAAARALSGEGAATVGLVVARPAGTLGVDSFFLQLISGIQEALSERHLGLLFQVVEDLDAECAVYRRWWAEHRVDGVLVVDPRSDDPRPALLAELGLPGVVIGGAPEEGGPGLSTLWADDAGAMASVVGRLHTLGHRRIVHIAGLPGLAHTERRIRSLRAQAERLGLTEVRSVTTDYSDAEGAAVTRGVLSGEAPPTALVYDNDVMAVAGVAVATGLGCAVPEDVSIIAWEDSALCRLVDPWLAALSRDTVSFGRGAAAELVALLDGAPARTVRVPVPGLIERASIGPVRPAAAARTRPPWRRAGG
- a CDS encoding cupin domain-containing protein, which translates into the protein MTTPHRIVDLSETQHNTKRGGDLRAVLTPTAVGATSGFMGLATVEPGDRIGEHYHPYSEEFVYVVCGEMEVDLDDETLPIRPDQGLFIPPYVRHRFRNVGSTQARMVFHLGPLAPRPELGHVDTEETPGAEAGAAHRPPERTGTAS